One region of Mangifera indica cultivar Alphonso chromosome 3, CATAS_Mindica_2.1, whole genome shotgun sequence genomic DNA includes:
- the LOC123211722 gene encoding LOB domain-containing protein 23-like, with protein MSNSTRCAACKSLRRRCPQDCILAPYFPSNNPQRFLWVHKIFGASNITKMLQQLPVELRGQAADCMVMEAYSRVQNPVYGSVGIIHQLQQEIIEAQKEIIKIQGEIAFYSAQFQHQHLQQSQINAEQQHQDSFFSDFKS; from the exons ATGTCGAATTCTACCAGATGTGCAGCCTGCAAATCTTTAAGAAGAAGATGCCCTCAAGATTGTATTTTAGCTCCATATTTCCCTTCCAATAATCCTCAGAGATTTTTGTGGGTTCATAAGATCTTTGGTGCCAGCAACATTACAAAAATGCTCCAg CAACTTCCAGTGGAATTAAGAGGGCAGGCAGCAGATTGCATGGTGATGGAAGCATATTCAAGAGTTCAAAATCCAGTTTATGGAAGTGTTGGGATAATTCATCAACTGCAACAAGAAATAATTGAAGCTCAAAAAGAGATAATAAAGATACAAGGAGAAATTGCCTTTTACAGTGCCCAATTTCAACACCAACACTTGCAGCAAAGCCAGATAAATGCTGAGCAGCAACACCAAGATTCATTTTTTAGTGACTTCAAGTCATGA